Within Paenibacillus sp. RUD330, the genomic segment TGCTTTCGTTCCGGGATATTTTCTGGAGCTTCAGGCCGTAGCCGATATTCTCGTCGACCGTCATATGGGGAAAGAGAGCGTAATCCTGAAAGACGAGCGGGGTTTGGCGCTTGAACGCCGGAATACCGTTGACCTGGCGCCCATCGATCCGGATGCTGCCGCTATCCGGCTCGTCGAAGCCGGCGATCAGTCTCATCAAGGTCGTTTTGCCGCAGCCGCTCGGTCCGAGCAGCGTCGTGAAGCTGCCTGCCGGAATATCGAGGCTCACGTTGCGGATGGCGGCGAAGGAGCCGAACGACTTGGATAGGCTGTCGATCTGAATATGGACTTGATATGGATTCATCGTTTCCTCCGATCCTGGGTGAATGGGATAAGCCGCGACAAGGCCAGCACGGCGAAGGCAATCGATATGAGGACGACAGTGAAGGCCGAGGCTCCTCCCCACGCCCCGCTCTGGACGAGACCGAGAATGGATACCGTGCCGACCGAGGTGTGGACGGAGTATAGGAAGATGATCACGCTCAGGCAGGTGACGGACCGGAGAAACGAAACGGACATTCCGGAGAGGAACGGCCCCTTGAGCAGCGGAAGCAGAACGCCGAGCAGCGTGCGGAAGCTGCCCGCTCCGAGGTTATGCGAAGCGTCCTCCAGCGAACGGCCGATCTGCTGAAACCCGGCCGAGCAGGCGCTGTAGCATGTCGGCAGGTTCCAGAACATCAAGGCCAGAATCATGATCGCGGATGTGCCGCCGAGCTGGAGCGGCGGCTGGTTGAAGGTCAAGGCGAAGCCCAGCCCGAGGAACACGCCGGGGACGGCTCCCGGCAGGATCGCCAGGAAATCGAGCAGCCGGTTGACGCCGATTCGCTTGCGATGGACGATATAGGCGAGAATGATGCCCAGCACGGCAGCTCCTATCGAAGACAGCAAAGCATAAGAGATGCTGTTGTACAGCTCCTGCTGCTTCGCCGTGACGTAGTTCAGGTTGTCCAGCGTAAAGCTCCAGTCGTAGCCCCAGGTTTTTGTGAAGGCGCCGTAAACCAGCACTCCATAGACCGCAAGGATGAACAAGGCGATCGACAGGCAGCAAGCAAATAGAATCCACTTGACCGGCGGAGAAGCCGGGTAGGCCTTGAGGCTGGACTCTCTCCCGGTGACGGTGATATAGGAGCTCCTGCCGACCCACAGACGGTTGACGAGAAACAGGCCGAGAGCGGGCAGCAGCAGAGCCGTCGACAGCACGGCAGCCGAGGATAGATCGAACCAGCCGGACATCTGCATGTAAGCCTCGGTGGGAAGCAGCGTGAAGTTGCCCCCGATGATCATCGGGTTTCCGAAGTCCGCCAAAACGTTCATTGCCGTAATCAAAGCTCCTCCTGCGATTCCGGGCCTGCACAGCGGCAGAAAGACATGCCTGAACGCCTGCCATCTCGTCGCGCCCAGATTATGCGCGGCATACTCCAGATGGACGGCGGACGATTGCAGTACG encodes:
- a CDS encoding iron ABC transporter permease, encoding MAATALMDAWKQMKKMKQEPVLATAAAAVLLITAFFVLWPIAKVVSYPHPADYMQLFTNSRWLQAARNSLMMTVLSTFSCTAIAFLFAFTVARLDVPLKGLFRFVTLLPIVSPPFIVALSYILLFGRQGLITRQLLHFNVDIYGWHGLWLVQTITFFPYAYAVIYGVLQSSAVHLEYAAHNLGATRWQAFRHVFLPLCRPGIAGGALITAMNVLADFGNPMIIGGNFTLLPTEAYMQMSGWFDLSSAAVLSTALLLPALGLFLVNRLWVGRSSYITVTGRESSLKAYPASPPVKWILFACCLSIALFILAVYGVLVYGAFTKTWGYDWSFTLDNLNYVTAKQQELYNSISYALLSSIGAAVLGIILAYIVHRKRIGVNRLLDFLAILPGAVPGVFLGLGFALTFNQPPLQLGGTSAIMILALMFWNLPTCYSACSAGFQQIGRSLEDASHNLGAGSFRTLLGVLLPLLKGPFLSGMSVSFLRSVTCLSVIIFLYSVHTSVGTVSILGLVQSGAWGGASAFTVVLISIAFAVLALSRLIPFTQDRRKR